GATGCTGGCCGGGGGCTGATCAATGGCACCAATTACACCTACAAACAGGGGCTcggcgggggctgggggagcccccaccccctcctcGGGCTGGGGTACCCCGAGACCCCCCCAGGGCTCtactgcagcccccagccctgctgtttcCAAGGCAAccggggggctccagccccccctcgccccccggcCCTGCTCACCGAAGGCAAATTTGACATTTCAAAATCcagatacttaaaaaaaatcgATGGGGATGTGAGAcccccgagccccccccccGGTCGATtgaatgggggggggggcacagcactgcagctcgGGGTCCTGGCAGCTCAGAGAGGGGTCTGGCACCCACCCAGGCcagggtgccccccccccgcatgttggggctggcggggctgggggcagcggaGCGTGGGCGGGGGTCCCCAGGGACCCGCTGTCAGGGAGGCAGCCAGGCGGGGTgggcagcgcgggggggggggggggggggggggggcgctgtCAGCCCGCCCTGATGGGCAGCCAGCCTGCGGGGGGGCACCAGCATCCTGgggggctccccagggaccCAGCCATCCCAGCCTTTTaatccccccccccagctttgcCCCATtgcagccctggggggggggggggggcagagggggggtccccagccagccccagggcagcagtgAGCAGGGGGCGATGCACCCCCAAAACTCGTCCGGCCGCACCGCCTGGGGGATGtagagctggggggggggtgtgcagCCCCCCCGGGCCTCGCTAAGGGGGGTTGAGCCcccccggggggggcggggggggggctgcggtTTGGTTAATAATGGATGAGGCCAAATTGCTGCCGCAGCCGGTTAATCCTGGCAAACACGGCGGCGGCTGAGCAAACAGGGGCTGCGGGGAGTCCGGGGGGGCCCCGAGAATCCGGGGGGGCCCCGAGAATCCTGAGTGACCCTGGAGAATCCGGGGGGGGGCCCTGGcaccggggaggggggggggtcaCAGCCACCGGGCAGCGGGTACCGCAGTACCAGgcactgtggtgtgctgggggtCCTGCACCCCAGGAgaggcgggggggtgggggtggggggggtggggtagggggggggtgggggggcacccCGTTtgcccccccagctgcctgtggTGGTGCCGTGATGCCGGCGCGGTGATGGTGATGCCAGTGTGGTGACACCAGCATGGTGCTGCCAGTGCCATGATGCCAGCGCAGTGATGCTGGTGCCATGAAGCCCGTGCCATGATGCCAGTGTGGTGATGATGGTGCCGTGATGCCAGTGCAGTGATGCCAGTGTGGTGATGCCAGCGTGGTGATGCCAGCGCAGTGATGCCAGTGTGGTAATGCCAGTGCGGTGATGCTGGTGCCATGATGCCAATGCCATGATGCCAGTGTGGTGATGCCAGCACAGTGATGCCAGCACAGTGATGCCAGTGCCATGATGCCAGCATGCTGATGCCAGTGCCGTGATGCCAGCGTGGTGATGCCAGCGCAGTTATGCCAGTGTGGTAATGCCAGTGTGGTGATGCTGGTGTCATGATGCCAGTGCCGTGATGCCAGTGTGGTGATGCCAGCGCAGTTATGCCAGTGTGGTGATGCTGGTGCCATGATGCCAGTGCCGTGATGCCAGCGTGGTGATGCCAGCGCAGTTATGCCAGTGTGGTAATGCCAGTGTGGTGATGCTGGTGCCATGATGCCAGTGCCGTGATGCCAGTGTGGTGATGCCAGCGTGGTGATGCCAGCGTGGTGATGCCAGTGCTGTGATGCCAGCGCAGTGATGCTGGTGCCATGATGCCAGCGTGGTGATGCTGGTGCCATGAAGCCTGTGCCATGACGCCAGTGCCATGATGCCAGCGTGGTGATTATGGTGCTGTGATGCCAGTGCAGTCATGCCAGTGCGGTGATGCCAGTGCCGTGATGCCAGTGTGGTGATGATGGTGCCATGATGCCAGTGCCGTGATGCCAGCGTGGTGATACCAGCACAGTGATGCCAGTGCCATGATGCCAGCATGCTGATGCCGGTGCCATGATGCCAGCGTGGTGATGCTGGTGCCATGAAGCCGGTGCCATGATGCCAGTGCTGTGATGCCAGCATGGTGATGCCAGCACGGTGATGCCAGTGCTGTGATGCCAGTGTGGTGATGCTGGTGCCATGATGCTGGTGCTGTTATGCCAGCATGGTGATGCCAGCACAGTGATGCCAGTGTGGTGATGCCAGCGCAGTGATGCTGGTGCCATGATGCCAGCGTGGTGATGCTGGTGCCATGAAGCCCGTGCCATGATGCCAGTGCCGTGATGCCAGCGTGGTGATGCCAGTGTGGTGATGCCAGTGCTATGATCCCAGTGCCATGATGCCAGTGTGGTGATGATGGTGCCGTGATGCCAGTGCAGTGATGCCAGTGCGGTGATGCCAGCGCAATGATGCTGGTGCCATGATGCCAGCACAGTGATGCCAGTGTGGTGACGCCAGCATGGTGATGCCGGTGCCATGATGCCAGTGTGGTGATGCCGGCCATGATGCCAGTGCCGTGATGCCGGTGTTGTGATGCCGGTGCCGTGATGCCGGTGTGGTGATGCCGGTGCTGTGCCCTTTGCCCGGTGACGTGCCGGGGCAAAGTCTGGCGGGGGGAGGGGTGCCGCTGGGAGCTCCGTGGGGAGAGGTGGGTCAGGGCAGGCTGGACCCCCACCAgcatgggggctgggggggctgcggggctgaaCTGGCCCCACGTGGGCTCAGGGGACCATGGGTGGGCTTAGGGGGACCATGGGTGGGCTCATAGTGTGTTGGGTGGGCTCAGGGGACTTTGGGTGGGCTcacagggtgctgggtgggctCAGGGAACCATGGGTGGGCATGCACCCATCCTGCGTGGGCATGTGAGGCCCTGGGTGGGCACATACCGGTCCTGAGTGGGCACGTGGGACCCCAGGTGGGCACACAGTGGCCCTGGGTGGGCATGTGGGACCCCGGGTGGGCATGTAGGACCCTGGGTGGGCACATACCGGTCCTGAGTGGGCTCGTGGGACCCTGGGTGGGCACGTGGGACGCCGGGTGGGCATGTAGGATCCTGGGTGGGCACATACTGATCCTGAGTGGGCATGTGGGACCCTGGGTGGGCACATACTGGTCCTGAGTGGGCACGTGGGACCCCAGATGGGCACACAGTGGCCCTGGGTGGGCACGTGGGACCCTGGGTTGGCGTGTTGGACCCCGGGAGGGCATGTAGGATCCTGGGTGGGCACATACTGATCCTGAGTGGGCACATGGGACCCTGGGTGGGCACGTGGGATCCCGGGTGGGCATGTAGGACCCTGGGTGGGTACATACCAGTCCTGAGTGGGCATCTGGGACCCTGGGTGGGCACGTGGGACCCTGGGTGGGTACATACTGGTCCTGAGTGGGCACGTGGGACCCCAGATGGGCACACAGTGGCCCTGGGTGGGCATGTGGGACCCTGGGTGGGCATGTGGGACCCCGGGTAGGCATGTAGGACCCTGGGTGGGTACATACCGATCCTGAGTGGACATGTGTGACCCTGGGTGGGCACGTGGGACCCCGGGTGGGCACACAGTGGCCCTGGGTGGGCACATAGGACCCCAGGGTGGGCACCCAGGTCACTGGAGGGGTCTGACACGGTGCGGGACAGCGTGACCTGGGGTCCCTGACTGCACTGCCCATCCCGCAGGGTGCTggatgctggggctgtgctggtgcccACCGGGGCGGTGAcccccctgggcagccctgccGAGCCATTTGCCACAGCCGGTGGGAAGATGGCCAAGCGGCTACTGGTGGCCTACGGGCTGTGGGCACTGGGGGGGGCCACTGGGGCTGCACCACATCTACCTGGGCCGGGACAGCCACGCGCTGCTCTGGATGCTGACACTGGGCGGCTTCGGCGGCGGGTGGCTCTGGgatttctggcaccttcctggctgggtggctgctgccaacggggctggggtccccaggggtccccagggaccagcccccagccccctgcgcCTGGTGGggcaggtggtggtggggatgtATTTTGGGCTGGCGGCagcgctggggctgccctgggtACCGGCACTGTTGGCACAGCCCCtggccgtggggctgggggtgcagctgGTGTCCTCGGTGGGCGACCAGACGGCGgaggcacccagcaccctggccGCAGccttcctcacctccctcctcttccaagGCCGGGTGCTGGCGGTGCTGCCCACCAGCCTGGCCGCCAGCCTTGTTGCCCACCGGCACCGGCGTTACAAGCCCGGTGGGATGCCACGGCCGCGGCTGGCCGCCCGGCTTTACCACCTAGGCTTGGCATGCCTGGCCTTCGCCGCCCCGCTCGCCTGCCGTGGGCTCAGCATCACCGCCGGGGTGCTGGGCACCATCCTGGCTCTGCCCCGTGCCACCATcgagctgctgctcctgcccctccgTGCCACCCGGCTCCTGGCAGAGATCCTGGGCTTCACCAGTGGCTCCCCGGCACGGGAACGCGGTGCAGGATTGGaa
Above is a window of Falco biarmicus isolate bFalBia1 chromosome 19, bFalBia1.pri, whole genome shotgun sequence DNA encoding:
- the DNAJC22 gene encoding LOW QUALITY PROTEIN: dnaJ homolog subfamily C member 22 (The sequence of the model RefSeq protein was modified relative to this genomic sequence to represent the inferred CDS: deleted 1 base in 1 codon): MAKRLLVAYGLWALGGPLGLHHIYLGRDSHALLWMLTLGGFGGGWLWDFWHLPGWVAAANGAGVPRGPQGPAPSPLRLVGQVVVGMYFGLAAALGLPWVPALLAQPLAVGLGVQLVSSVGDQTAEAPSTLAAAFLTSLLFQGRVLAVLPTSLAASLVAHRHRRYKPGGMPRPRLAARLYHLGLACLAFAAPLACRGLSITAGVLGTILALPRATIELLLLPLRATRLLAEILGFTSGSPARERGAGLEPSSWSQRQQQAYEVLGLPVGSSAEDVHRSYRELVKVWHPDHNRHRGEEAERRFIQLQEAYEELVGPRRAAGG